From Halobacillus sp. Marseille-Q1614, the proteins below share one genomic window:
- a CDS encoding ROK family transcriptional regulator has protein sequence MHTGDANYIKNLNRKILIENIIREKSLSRSDLARRTGLNKATVSSQISRLLQEGIIKETIAGDMLTPGRKPILIEMNEQAGYSLGIDIDHKVARAVFIDFKGKPFYKKNIEVTEEDATALVNEVMAIVNPLINSFNQTFSPVGLTGVCLGIHGILDNQGHIVFTPKEKWSNINIKEVIESELKVPVYLDNNANLSAYGEQVYFESIPDMFCITLYSGIGLGIINNYNIYRGYKGFAGEVGHMVINPNGAQCSCGNRGCWELYASEKALANKVNNQIQLLKDRTIDSLLTDPSFKDDLEEYATYLGIGLNNIINIFNPQRIVINGILLNNNPVFIQHIKERLISKMSSYEEIRFSHLGEYACALGGAAYVIKKYFNINTLDYIVYDYFTEDSCEESFKMYSIG, from the coding sequence ATGCATACTGGAGATGCTAATTATATTAAGAACTTAAATAGAAAAATTTTAATCGAAAATATTATTAGGGAAAAATCTCTCTCACGAAGTGATCTCGCCCGTCGAACAGGGTTAAATAAAGCTACTGTTTCATCACAAATCAGTAGACTGCTTCAAGAAGGAATAATTAAGGAAACAATTGCCGGAGATATGCTTACTCCTGGCAGAAAACCGATCTTGATTGAGATGAATGAGCAAGCAGGGTATAGTTTAGGCATTGATATCGATCATAAAGTGGCACGTGCCGTTTTCATAGATTTTAAGGGCAAGCCATTTTATAAAAAAAATATAGAAGTTACTGAAGAGGATGCGACAGCATTAGTTAATGAAGTAATGGCGATAGTTAATCCATTGATAAATTCTTTCAACCAAACTTTTTCTCCCGTTGGTTTAACAGGAGTTTGCCTGGGGATTCATGGAATCCTCGATAATCAAGGACACATTGTTTTTACTCCAAAAGAAAAGTGGTCAAACATTAATATCAAAGAAGTAATAGAAAGCGAACTTAAAGTCCCTGTGTACCTCGATAATAACGCAAACTTAAGTGCCTACGGCGAACAAGTCTATTTCGAAAGTATACCCGATATGTTCTGTATCACTCTTTATTCAGGCATCGGACTCGGGATTATTAACAACTATAATATTTATCGAGGCTATAAAGGATTTGCTGGAGAAGTCGGTCACATGGTTATCAATCCAAATGGTGCACAGTGTTCTTGTGGAAATAGAGGCTGCTGGGAACTGTATGCTTCAGAGAAGGCTTTAGCTAACAAGGTAAATAACCAAATCCAACTTCTTAAAGATCGAACAATTGATTCTCTATTAACTGATCCCAGCTTTAAAGATGACTTGGAGGAATATGCCACTTATTTGGGGATTGGCCTAAACAATATAATTAATATTTTTAATCCCCAGCGCATTGTAATAAATGGGATTTTATTAAATAATAACCCTGTATTCATCCAGCACATCAAAGAAAGATTGATATCTAAAATGAGCAGCTATGAAGAAATCCGTTTTTCTCATTTAGGGGAATACGCCTGCGCGCTAGGAGGAGCTGCTTACGTAATCAAAAAATACTTTAACATTAATACTCTTGATTACATTGTTTATGATTATTTTACCGAAGACAGTTGCGAGGAATCGTTTAAGATGTACTCTATCGGTTAA
- a CDS encoding SurA N-terminal domain-containing protein: MNKKWFLSLLLVAFVALLAACNSDSKSSEGNKEGEEAKQEESAQEGEQQKMPEPDLEGIPDVVAEVNGEEINKKEFTETYEPQFQQMAMQSQMSGQEVDQDQIKKQVAESLVGQELLVQEAEKQGYEATEEKTNKTLEDLAKQNQMESKDEFLSALKEQGMEEKEVMSQIEMQVKVDQLVAKEAGDTTPSEEEMKKMYDQMKSQQEKAGGEGEIPSYEEAKPGLEQQLKSQKEAEAVQKLVKQLREEGDVKVHI, translated from the coding sequence TTGAATAAAAAATGGTTCTTAAGTTTGCTGCTTGTAGCCTTTGTAGCGCTGCTGGCTGCATGTAATAGTGATAGTAAATCATCCGAAGGTAATAAAGAAGGAGAAGAAGCGAAACAGGAAGAATCTGCTCAAGAAGGAGAGCAGCAGAAAATGCCTGAACCTGACTTAGAAGGTATTCCTGATGTGGTAGCTGAAGTAAATGGTGAAGAAATTAATAAAAAAGAGTTTACTGAAACTTATGAGCCTCAATTCCAGCAAATGGCTATGCAGTCCCAAATGTCCGGACAAGAGGTTGATCAGGATCAAATTAAAAAACAAGTTGCAGAAAGTTTAGTAGGACAGGAACTCCTTGTCCAGGAAGCGGAAAAACAAGGATATGAGGCAACCGAAGAAAAGACGAACAAGACTTTGGAAGATTTAGCCAAACAAAATCAAATGGAATCTAAAGATGAATTCCTATCTGCTTTAAAAGAACAGGGCATGGAGGAAAAAGAAGTCATGTCCCAGATCGAAATGCAAGTGAAAGTTGATCAGCTCGTTGCTAAAGAAGCAGGTGATACAACACCTTCAGAAGAAGAGATGAAAAAAATGTATGATCAAATGAAGTCCCAGCAAGAAAAAGCGGGAGGAGAAGGTGAAATTCCTTCTTATGAAGAAGCCAAACCAGGTCTTGAACAGCAATTGAAAAGCCAAAAAGAAGCTGAAGCTGTACAGAAGCTTGTGAAACAACTTCGTGAAGAAGGAGACGTCAAAGTTCATATTTAA
- the uxuA gene encoding mannonate dehydratase yields the protein MEMSFRWYGSDDPVTLDHIKQIPGMKGIVSAIYDLPVGEVWPYEKIINLKQSIEAKGLRLNVIESVPVHEDIKLGRDTRDHWIENYKKTLINLAKAEIRTVCYNFMPVFDWTRSELQASLPDGSNSLLYNEEKVVNIDPISGELELPGWDLSYQTSDLRQIIEEYQKVSEEQLMENLIYFLERVIPAAEAEDVLMAIHPDDPPWGIFGLPRIMTSKENIVYMLKQVDSRHNGITFCTGSYGANPDNNLLEMLEAAEGRIHFVHARNVKWLGERSFQETSHLASDGSINLPVILRKLSQLGFEGPIRPDHGRMIWGEEGRPGYGLYDRALGAAYINGIIDLLHVQKED from the coding sequence TTGGAAATGAGCTTTCGGTGGTACGGAAGTGATGACCCTGTTACGTTGGATCATATTAAACAAATCCCTGGAATGAAAGGGATAGTTTCCGCAATCTATGATCTTCCTGTTGGAGAGGTATGGCCATATGAAAAAATTATCAATTTAAAACAATCCATTGAGGCAAAAGGTCTGCGGTTGAATGTGATTGAGAGTGTCCCTGTCCATGAGGATATTAAGTTAGGTCGCGACACACGCGATCACTGGATTGAGAACTATAAAAAAACACTAATTAACTTAGCAAAAGCAGAAATCAGAACAGTTTGTTATAATTTCATGCCGGTGTTTGACTGGACACGTTCAGAATTGCAAGCTTCACTGCCTGATGGGTCAAATTCCCTTCTTTATAACGAGGAAAAAGTGGTTAACATAGACCCGATTAGTGGAGAGTTAGAGCTTCCTGGCTGGGACCTTTCCTATCAAACGAGCGATCTTCGCCAAATAATTGAGGAATATCAGAAGGTTTCTGAAGAACAGTTAATGGAAAACTTAATTTACTTTTTAGAAAGAGTTATTCCGGCTGCAGAAGCTGAAGACGTGCTTATGGCTATTCATCCGGACGATCCACCATGGGGAATTTTCGGCTTGCCGAGAATTATGACAAGCAAAGAAAATATAGTTTACATGCTGAAGCAAGTCGATAGCCGTCATAACGGCATTACATTTTGTACAGGTTCTTATGGAGCCAATCCGGACAATAACTTGCTTGAAATGTTGGAAGCTGCGGAAGGCCGTATTCATTTTGTTCACGCTAGAAATGTAAAGTGGTTAGGAGAAAGGTCTTTTCAGGAGACGTCTCATTTAGCAAGTGATGGATCCATTAATTTACCCGTGATACTTAGAAAATTAAGCCAGTTAGGCTTTGAAGGGCCAATTCGTCCTGATCATGGGCGAATGATTTGGGGAGAAGAAGGGCGGCCAGGTTATGGTCTGTATGACCGTGCATTGGGAGCCGCTTATATAAATGGGATTATTGATTTGTTACATGTACAAAAGGAGGACTAA
- a CDS encoding SDR family oxidoreductase, whose protein sequence is MTLPFSIDLHGKVAVVTGGSGVLGSVLCEALAEAGAKVVILARNQEKIDQVVTSIQKDDGEAYGFSVDVLNKKDLERVHKKIQENIGPCSILINGAGGNHPKATTSHEYYPSEQVVPEGEQSFFDLDTEAVGSLFHMNFLGTLIPSQVFCKDMIGQQDAAVINISSMNADKPLTKIPAYSGAKAAISNFTEWLAVYFSKVGIRVNAIAPGFFLTDQNKELMIQEDGQLSPRAHKILSQTPEGRFGKPEELIGTMLWLVSQQASSFVNGVVIPVDGGFSAYSGV, encoded by the coding sequence ATGACATTGCCATTTTCGATAGACCTCCATGGTAAAGTTGCGGTTGTTACTGGAGGAAGCGGCGTACTAGGCTCTGTTCTTTGTGAAGCTCTCGCAGAAGCCGGCGCAAAAGTCGTAATACTTGCAAGAAATCAAGAGAAAATTGACCAAGTAGTGACAAGCATTCAAAAAGACGATGGAGAAGCATATGGATTCAGTGTCGATGTTTTAAATAAAAAAGATTTAGAAAGAGTTCATAAGAAAATTCAAGAAAATATTGGACCATGTTCCATTCTTATTAATGGAGCAGGAGGTAACCATCCGAAAGCAACGACTTCACATGAATACTACCCGAGTGAACAAGTGGTGCCGGAGGGAGAGCAGTCGTTCTTTGACTTAGATACAGAAGCTGTAGGTAGTTTATTTCATATGAATTTTCTTGGTACATTAATTCCTTCCCAGGTCTTTTGCAAGGATATGATTGGCCAACAGGATGCTGCTGTGATAAATATTTCTTCTATGAACGCTGATAAACCGTTAACAAAGATCCCTGCTTACAGCGGAGCTAAGGCGGCGATTAGCAACTTTACTGAGTGGCTGGCTGTTTATTTTTCCAAAGTCGGGATCCGAGTCAATGCGATTGCACCAGGTTTCTTTCTTACCGATCAGAATAAAGAGTTAATGATACAGGAAGATGGTCAATTGAGCCCGCGAGCTCACAAGATCTTGTCTCAAACACCTGAAGGGCGGTTTGGTAAACCAGAGGAACTTATCGGCACCATGCTGTGGCTCGTTAGTCAACAAGCTTCAAGCTTTGTGAATGGAGTGGTTATACCAGTAGACGGAGGTTTTTCAGCCTACTCTGGTGTGTGA
- a CDS encoding aldo/keto reductase family oxidoreductase: MKKIKLGRSELEVGEISLGCMRISELDKKDAAYVIENAMDAGVDLFDHADIYGKGKSEEVFAEAIEMNDDVREKMTLQTKCGIRDGFFDFSKAHILESVEGSLRRLKTDYIDSLLLHRPDALMDPQEVAEAFTTLKESGKVRYFGVSNQNPMQMELLKKYWKEDLIVNQLQLSLVHTPMIDAGFNVNMMNDPAVVRDSNVLEYCRLNDITIQAWSPFQHGMIEGPFIGNKEFPEVNAKLQEIAEKKGVTDTAIATAWILRHPANIQPVVGTMNPQRLKDIAKASEIELTREEWYELYRSAGNELP; this comes from the coding sequence TTGAAAAAGATCAAGCTAGGTCGCAGTGAATTAGAAGTCGGCGAGATTTCTTTAGGCTGTATGCGGATCAGTGAACTCGATAAAAAAGATGCCGCGTACGTTATTGAAAATGCAATGGATGCCGGAGTGGATTTATTCGATCATGCCGATATTTACGGCAAAGGTAAGTCCGAAGAAGTGTTCGCTGAGGCGATCGAAATGAATGATGATGTCAGGGAAAAAATGACGCTGCAGACGAAGTGCGGCATTCGAGACGGGTTCTTTGATTTTTCTAAAGCCCATATCTTAGAATCAGTTGAAGGCAGTCTGCGCCGATTAAAAACAGACTATATTGACAGCCTGCTGCTGCATCGCCCGGATGCATTGATGGATCCTCAAGAAGTAGCGGAAGCTTTTACCACGTTAAAAGAAAGCGGCAAGGTCAGATATTTCGGGGTGAGTAACCAGAATCCTATGCAAATGGAACTGCTGAAAAAATATTGGAAAGAAGACTTAATCGTCAACCAGCTGCAGTTGAGCCTCGTACATACGCCTATGATTGACGCTGGATTTAACGTGAATATGATGAATGACCCAGCTGTTGTTCGTGACAGCAATGTGCTGGAATACTGCCGCTTGAACGATATTACAATCCAGGCATGGTCTCCGTTCCAGCACGGAATGATCGAAGGACCGTTTATCGGGAATAAAGAATTTCCGGAAGTGAATGCAAAGCTTCAGGAGATCGCAGAGAAAAAAGGCGTAACGGATACGGCGATTGCGACGGCGTGGATCTTGCGTCATCCGGCGAATATCCAGCCTGTAGTTGGAACAATGAACCCGCAGCGTTTAAAAGATATTGCCAAAGCTTCTGAAATTGAGCTGACAAGAGAAGAATGGTATGAGCTCTATCGATCAGCAGGAAACGAGCTGCCTTAG
- a CDS encoding ABC transporter substrate-binding protein, whose translation MKKVIKIGAIYPLSGSLSPIGEDIQKAMLLAKDIANHPSKLPTNIKDALGRFASQKYKIQLVFGDSQGDPAIGVQEAKRLIDEQGVSALIGAYQSSVTDATSLLSETKDIPYVNPESSAPTLTQRGLQWFFRTGADDVLYTELMFELIRFLEFQGQQLARFGILSESSEFGLEASAVEIAAIGEFGGNVTAFEIYSPTSSLEEAIERIRRQNPQVVLGQQFLSDAITVVNTLKALDWFPDGLVVQNAGYVVPEFLESLGKDGNYIISRASWALGLGREKPLVTEINRLFKKRYGENMNETNARSFTGLMVLIDAINRAGSKSPFKIRKALRRTNIPGSELIMPWKGVRFNDEGQNILADGLLVQILKQKYRIIWPLDLKEKTVVWPAPSWEDRKKT comes from the coding sequence ATGAAGAAAGTTATCAAAATAGGTGCCATTTACCCGCTGAGCGGTTCGCTCTCCCCCATTGGCGAAGATATTCAGAAAGCGATGCTGTTAGCAAAGGACATCGCAAATCACCCATCTAAACTTCCTACAAATATAAAGGATGCTTTAGGAAGATTTGCCTCACAAAAATATAAAATACAGTTAGTGTTCGGAGATTCACAGGGTGACCCAGCCATAGGTGTTCAAGAGGCGAAACGGCTGATCGATGAGCAAGGAGTTTCTGCTCTTATTGGTGCTTATCAGAGTAGTGTAACGGACGCCACCTCGCTTTTATCAGAAACGAAAGACATACCTTATGTGAACCCTGAATCCTCCGCTCCCACGTTAACCCAGCGAGGACTTCAATGGTTTTTTCGCACCGGAGCGGATGATGTACTCTACACAGAGCTGATGTTTGAACTGATCAGATTTTTAGAATTTCAGGGGCAACAGCTTGCCCGCTTCGGTATTCTCTCGGAAAGTTCCGAATTCGGGCTGGAAGCTTCCGCTGTTGAGATTGCCGCCATCGGGGAGTTCGGTGGAAACGTGACCGCGTTTGAAATATACAGCCCCACTTCTTCCTTGGAAGAGGCGATTGAACGAATCCGCCGTCAGAACCCTCAAGTCGTGCTGGGCCAGCAATTTTTAAGCGACGCCATAACGGTGGTGAATACTTTAAAGGCGCTTGACTGGTTTCCTGATGGGCTCGTCGTTCAAAATGCGGGCTATGTTGTTCCTGAGTTTCTCGAATCACTTGGCAAGGATGGCAACTATATTATCAGCCGGGCATCCTGGGCGTTAGGACTTGGACGGGAGAAGCCATTAGTAACAGAAATCAACCGGCTTTTTAAAAAGCGCTATGGAGAAAATATGAATGAGACCAATGCCCGCAGTTTTACAGGGTTGATGGTTCTAATCGATGCCATTAACCGGGCGGGAAGCAAAAGTCCTTTTAAAATTAGAAAGGCTTTAAGACGCACTAATATTCCAGGCAGCGAGCTGATCATGCCGTGGAAAGGTGTACGGTTTAATGATGAAGGGCAGAATATTCTGGCTGACGGCCTGCTGGTTCAAATATTAAAGCAGAAATACCGCATCATCTGGCCTCTTGATTTAAAAGAGAAAACCGTTGTCTGGCCGGCTCCATCATGGGAGGATAGGAAGAAAACATAA